A window of the Dryobates pubescens isolate bDryPub1 chromosome 36, bDryPub1.pri, whole genome shotgun sequence genome harbors these coding sequences:
- the LOC104307895 gene encoding LOW QUALITY PROTEIN: olfactory receptor 4N5-like (The sequence of the model RefSeq protein was modified relative to this genomic sequence to represent the inferred CDS: inserted 1 base in 1 codon) — protein MVILPGNVLIILTIWRDSHLGSPMYFFLANMAFLDICYCSVTPPKMLADFFSHRKTISYNACMAQVFFLHFLGAAEAFLLMAMAYDRYVAICKPLHYTRLVNRGVCCVLVGAAWVGAXVHGIILFAFSIHLPLCGPNILDNFFCDVHQLVKLACANTHTVELLMFLNNGAVIVVCFVLLLISYTALLLKLQTQSSKAKNKVASTCVSHIIVVFVMCGPAMYIYSLPFQAVPREKLVAVFHTVIFPLTNPMIYTWRNQEIKGSMWKLLSKAQFGVEN, from the exons ATGGTCATTCTGCCAGGCAATgtcctcatcatcctcacaaTCTGGAGGGACTCCCACCTGGGGTCTCCCATGTATTTCTTTCTGGCCAATATGGCATTCCTGGACATCTGCTACTGTTCTGTGACCCCACCCAAAATGCTGGCTGACTTCTTTTCACACCGTAAGACTATTTCCTACAATGCTTGCATGGCCCAGGTTTTCTTCCTCCACTTCCTGGGAGCGGCTGAAGCTTTCCTGCTCATGGCCATGGCCTATGACCGCTATGTAGCCATTTGCAAACCTCTTCACTACACCAGGCTTGTGAACAGAGGGGTGTGCTGTGTCCTGGTTGGAGCTGCATGGGTGGGGG TGGTCCATGGCATCATTCTGTTTGCATTCAGCATCCACCTCCCCTTATGTGGTCCCAACATCCTGGACAACTTCTTCTGTGATGTCCACCAGCTGGTCAAGCTGGCCTGTGCCAACACTCACACAGTGGAGCTTTTGATGTTCCTCAACAACGGAGCTGTTATCGTCGTGTGCTTTGTACTGCTCCTGATCTCCTACACCGCCCTGTTGCTGAAGCTCCAGACACAGTCCTCCAAGGCAAAGAACAAAGTAGCCTCCACCTGTGTTTCCCACATCATTGTGGTTTTTGTCATGTGTGGCCCAGCCATGTACATCTATAGTTTACCCTTCCAAGCTGTCCCAAGGGAAAAACTTGTTGCTGTTTTCCACACAGTCATCTTCCCCTTGACTAACCCCATGATCTATACCTGGCGCAACCAGGAGATCAAAGGCTCAATGTGGAAGCTGCTCAGCAAAGCACAGTTTGGTGTGGAAAACTAA
- the LOC104307894 gene encoding olfactory receptor 4D1: MAMSNLRWPQNVTNLVTEFVLLGFNHSHKIQQVLFITFFIVYLMALLGNITILTTVITDYHLHTPMYFFLANLALTDITESSVSTPTLLWSLLSQHRTVPFKECISHMFLFHFIGGAHILLLAVLAADRCVAVSQPLQYLTLMNREVCLGLVAGSWEGGFLHSATQIALLLPLPYCGSNTLDNFHCDVPQVLKVACTDTLRTEQLMVSNGGLLLAVIFVLLLVSYSAILVQIRRQLTKGKHKALSTCIAQIMAVSLTFIPAIFIYARPFRTSELDKVASIFFSVLVPALNPMVYTLRNTEMQKAIRRRVSRVLC; the protein is encoded by the coding sequence CCACAGAATGTAACCAATCTGGTGACAGAATTTGTCCTCCTGGGCTTCAATCACAGTCATAAGATTCAGCAGGTCCTCTTCATCACCTTCTTCATTGTCTACCTGATGGCCTTGTTGGGAAACATCACCATCCTCACCACTGTTATCACTGACTACCATCtgcacacccccatgtacttcttttTGGCCAACTTAGCACTCACAGACATCACTGAGTCGTCAGTGAGCACCCCTACCCtcctgtggagtctgctctcccagcacagaACTGTTCCATTCAAGGAGTGCATCTCCCACATGTTTCTATTCCACTTCATTGGTGGTGCTCACAtcctcctgctggcagtgctggcagctgatCGCTGTGTGGCCGTCAGCCAGCCCTTGCAGTACCTGACACTAATGAACCGTGAGGTCTGCCTAGGTCTAGTGGCAGGGTCATGGGAAGGTGGATTCCTTCACTCTGCAACACAGattgctctgctcctccctttACCTTACTGTGGTTCTAACACCCTAGACAATTTCCACTGTGATGTTCCACAAGTTCTGAAAGTGGCCTGCACGGACACCCTACGGACAGAACAGCTGATGGTCTCAAATGGGGGCCTGCTCCTGGCAGTAATCTTTGTCCTGCTGCTTGTTTCATACAGTGCCATCTTGGTCCAGATACGGAGGCAGCTCACCAAAGGAAAGCACAAAGCTTTATCTACCTGCATAGCACAGATCATGGCAGTGAGCCTGACCTTCATTCCAGCAATATTCATCTATGCTCGGCCCTTCAGGACCTCTGAACTGGACAAAGTAGCCTCCATCTTCTTCTCCGTGCTTGTTCCAGCGCTGAATCCCATGGTCTACACCCTGAGAAACACTGAAATGCAAAAGGCCATCAGGAGACGTGTTTCTAGGGTTCTGTGCTAA